From Flavobacterium alkalisoli, the proteins below share one genomic window:
- a CDS encoding DUF1398 domain-containing protein, with product MFTIDQIKEAHSKVKSGADFPQYIQDLIALGVIHYNTYVKDGHTVYWGCDNYRIQSPPKYDNLQVAETGNMSDFIHHLNAHQAGETDYPQFCKDAADDGVEKWVVDMVEMTCVYYDRAGHKIYEEEIPTP from the coding sequence ATGTTCACAATTGATCAAATTAAGGAAGCGCACTCTAAAGTTAAAAGTGGTGCAGACTTTCCACAGTACATTCAGGATCTCATAGCTCTTGGAGTAATTCATTACAACACTTATGTAAAAGACGGCCATACCGTATACTGGGGCTGCGACAATTACCGTATACAGTCACCCCCTAAATACGACAATCTCCAGGTTGCAGAAACCGGAAATATGAGCGATTTTATACATCACCTCAACGCCCATCAGGCAGGAGAAACCGATTATCCGCAATTTTGCAAAGATGCCGCTGACGACGGTGTCGAAAAATGGGTTGTTGATATGGTAGAAATGACTTGTGTTTATTATGACAGGGCAGGACATAAAATTTATGAAGAGGAAATACCTACTCCGTAG
- a CDS encoding carboxymuconolactone decarboxylase family protein, whose translation MADLVQEFNDYRQKMNDKLLADNNKIIKRIFNLDTNAYMEGALDVKTKELLGLVASAVLRCDDCIKYHLETCYKEGLNKEQVMEALGIATLVGGTIVVPHLRRAYEFWEALEENSKGE comes from the coding sequence ATGGCTGATTTAGTACAGGAATTTAACGATTACCGCCAAAAAATGAACGACAAGCTTCTGGCGGATAACAACAAAATAATAAAACGTATTTTTAACCTTGATACCAACGCCTATATGGAAGGTGCCCTTGACGTAAAAACCAAGGAACTTTTAGGACTGGTTGCATCGGCAGTACTTCGTTGTGACGACTGTATAAAATACCACCTTGAAACGTGCTATAAAGAAGGCCTCAACAAAGAACAGGTTATGGAAGCACTGGGTATTGCAACACTTGTAGGCGGAACCATAGTAGTACCCCACTTAAGGAGGGCTTATGAGTTTTGGGAAGCACTGGAAGAAAACAGTAAAGGCGAATAA
- the tatC gene encoding twin-arginine translocase subunit TatC, whose amino-acid sequence MAQKAKKSNSGEMSFLDHLEELRWLLIRSTVAILIAACVAFAFSKFIFDEIIFAPKDGNFITYRFFCDLANKYDLDKSFCVTEIPFEIQSRRMDGQFSTDIWTAITAGFILAFPFILWEFWKFIRPALYDKERKYALTFLFTTSTLFFLGVLFGYFLIVPLSINFLGTYRISDVVKNDIDLDSYLSLVKTTAISCGLIFELPIVIYFLSKIGLVTAATLRGYRKFAYVIMLIVAAVVTPPDVVSQIIVTIPLAILYEISILISARMEKKELKTNELKK is encoded by the coding sequence ATGGCTCAAAAAGCAAAAAAAAGCAACTCTGGCGAAATGTCTTTCCTGGATCACCTTGAAGAGTTAAGGTGGCTGCTTATAAGGAGTACCGTTGCAATTTTAATAGCTGCCTGCGTAGCTTTCGCTTTCAGTAAATTTATTTTCGACGAAATAATTTTTGCACCAAAAGACGGCAATTTTATCACTTATCGCTTTTTTTGCGACCTGGCCAACAAATATGATCTTGACAAGAGTTTTTGCGTAACCGAGATTCCATTTGAGATACAAAGCCGCCGTATGGACGGGCAGTTCTCTACCGATATATGGACAGCCATAACCGCAGGTTTTATTCTGGCTTTCCCTTTTATACTATGGGAATTCTGGAAATTTATCAGGCCCGCACTTTATGACAAGGAGCGCAAGTATGCCCTCACATTTTTATTCACCACTTCTACCCTGTTCTTTTTAGGTGTATTATTCGGATATTTTTTAATAGTCCCGCTTTCCATAAACTTTTTAGGAACATACCGGATTAGTGACGTGGTTAAAAACGACATTGACCTTGATTCCTATTTGAGTCTGGTTAAAACTACAGCAATATCGTGTGGCTTGATTTTTGAGTTACCTATAGTAATCTATTTCCTTTCTAAAATAGGACTTGTTACTGCTGCCACTTTAAGAGGCTACAGAAAGTTTGCTTATGTAATTATGCTTATAGTAGCTGCCGTGGTAACCCCTCCAGATGTGGTAAGTCAGATTATAGTAACCATACCACTGGCTATTTTATATGAAATAAGCATTCTTATTTCGGCAAGAATGGAGAAAAAAGAATTAAAAACAAATGAGCTAAAAAAATAG
- a CDS encoding NAD(P)/FAD-dependent oxidoreductase, with product MPRELQIQVAPEVAAQQHLLIAHVAKLMQVKPEEINHIAVIKRSIDARQKAIKINLKVAVYWRETFEENTVPLPEYKDVSNSQEVIIVGAGPAGLFAALQLIELGVKPIVLERGKDVQERRRDLKAINRDHVVNEDSNYCYGEGGAGTYSDGKLYTRSKKRGDVDRILKLFVAFGAADNIMVEAHPHIGTNKLPKIIKSMREKIIEYGGKVLFDTRVTDILLKNNEVDGVVTQNGDVINAKKIILATGHSARDIFELLDRKKIFIEAKPFALGVRAEHPQTLIDSIQYSCDFRGEYLPPAPYSIVKQVNGRGMYSFCMCPGGVIAPCATSPGEVVTNGWSPSKRDQATANSGIVVELKLEDFKPFAKFGALAGMEFQKSIEQKAWHLAGETQKVPAQRMIDFTQSKVSADIPKTSYVPGTTSVELGQVFPGFLTQVMRQGFVDFGKSMRGYLTNEAILHAPESRTSSPVRIPRDPYTLEHVQIKGLYPCGEGAGYAGGIISAAIDGEKCAIKCAEELN from the coding sequence ATGCCAAGAGAACTCCAGATACAGGTTGCCCCAGAGGTAGCTGCACAGCAGCATTTACTTATAGCTCATGTAGCTAAACTTATGCAGGTTAAGCCTGAAGAGATTAATCATATTGCGGTTATAAAGCGCTCTATAGATGCGCGCCAAAAAGCTATTAAGATAAATCTTAAGGTTGCCGTATACTGGAGGGAAACTTTTGAGGAAAACACTGTTCCGTTACCGGAATATAAAGATGTTTCAAACAGTCAGGAGGTTATTATTGTTGGCGCCGGCCCTGCAGGATTATTTGCTGCCCTTCAGTTAATAGAACTGGGTGTTAAGCCTATAGTTTTAGAAAGAGGTAAGGATGTACAGGAGCGCAGGCGTGACCTAAAGGCAATAAACCGTGATCATGTTGTAAACGAAGATTCCAACTATTGTTATGGTGAGGGAGGGGCAGGAACCTATTCTGACGGTAAGCTGTACACCCGATCTAAAAAGCGTGGTGATGTAGACCGAATTCTTAAACTGTTTGTGGCTTTTGGTGCTGCCGATAATATCATGGTAGAGGCACATCCGCATATTGGTACAAATAAACTGCCGAAGATAATCAAGTCCATGCGTGAAAAGATTATCGAGTATGGCGGTAAGGTACTTTTTGATACCCGTGTAACCGATATTTTGCTTAAAAATAATGAGGTTGATGGTGTTGTTACCCAGAATGGGGACGTTATCAATGCTAAAAAAATCATACTTGCTACTGGCCACTCTGCCAGGGATATATTTGAACTTCTTGACCGTAAAAAGATATTTATTGAAGCCAAACCTTTTGCGCTTGGTGTAAGGGCAGAGCATCCGCAAACTTTAATCGACAGTATACAGTACAGCTGCGATTTTAGAGGAGAATATTTACCGCCTGCACCTTACAGTATTGTAAAACAGGTAAACGGCAGGGGTATGTATTCTTTCTGTATGTGTCCGGGTGGGGTTATAGCACCATGTGCTACCAGTCCGGGTGAGGTTGTAACAAATGGCTGGTCACCTTCTAAAAGGGATCAGGCAACGGCTAACTCGGGTATTGTTGTAGAGCTGAAACTGGAAGATTTTAAACCGTTTGCAAAATTTGGTGCACTTGCTGGAATGGAGTTTCAAAAAAGTATTGAGCAGAAAGCATGGCATCTGGCAGGGGAAACCCAAAAAGTGCCTGCGCAACGCATGATAGATTTTACCCAAAGTAAGGTTTCGGCCGATATTCCTAAAACATCTTATGTGCCTGGTACAACTTCGGTTGAATTAGGACAGGTGTTCCCGGGATTCCTTACACAGGTAATGAGGCAGGGATTTGTAGATTTTGGTAAATCTATGAGAGGGTATTTAACCAATGAAGCCATATTGCATGCGCCGGAATCGAGAACTTCATCACCTGTGCGTATACCGCGTGATCCTTATACTTTAGAGCATGTACAGATAAAGGGGCTTTATCCTTGTGGTGAAGGTGCCGGATATGCCGGAGGTATTATTTCTGCTGCAATAGACGGGGAGAAATGTGCTATAAAATGTGCTGAAGAGTTGAATTAA
- the recQ gene encoding DNA helicase RecQ, with amino-acid sequence MKSTEIDLHKELKKYFGFNKFKGLQEDVVKSIITGNNTFVIMPTGGGKSLCYQLPALALDGTAIVVSPLIALMKNQVDAIRSLSSEPGIAHVLNSSLTKTEVNQVKKDITSGITKLLYVAPESLTKEEYVTFLRGVELSFVAIDEAHCISEWGHDFRPEYRNLRSIIKQLGDVPVIGLTATATPKVQEDILKNLDMSDANVFKASFNRPNLYYEVRPKAKTVESDIIRFIRQHKGKSGVIYCLSRKKVEEIAQVLQVNGISAVPYHAGLDAKTRAKHQDMFLMEDVDVVVATIAFGMGIDKPDVRFVIHHDIPKSLESYYQETGRAGRDGGEGHCLAYYSYKDIEKLEKFMSGKPVAEQEIGFALLQEVVAYAETSMSRRKFLLHYFGEEFDDETGEGADMDDNVRNPKKKSEAKDQVVTLLETVKGTKQMYKSKEVIFTLTGKVNALIKAHKTDSQSFFGKGKEYDEKHWMALIRQVLVEGYLSKDIETYGVLKLTKKGEEFIADPKSFMMTEDHDYGDETDETTVTTGKSAGGVADEALVSMLKDLRKKVAKKLGVPPFVVFQDPSLEDMALKYPVSIAELGNVHGVGEGKAKKYGKDFVELIERYVEDNDIIRPDDLVVKSTGANSALKLYIIQNIDRKLPLNDIASAKGLDMDALLKEMEQIVYSGTKLNIKYWIDEILDEDQQEEIHEYYMESESDNIKDALKEFDGDYDTEELRLMRIKFISEVAN; translated from the coding sequence ATGAAATCGACCGAAATTGACTTACACAAAGAGTTAAAAAAATATTTTGGTTTTAACAAATTTAAAGGTCTCCAGGAAGATGTTGTAAAAAGTATCATTACAGGGAACAATACATTTGTTATAATGCCTACAGGTGGCGGAAAATCACTATGTTACCAGTTACCTGCTCTGGCACTCGATGGAACAGCTATTGTAGTTTCCCCACTCATTGCGCTGATGAAAAACCAGGTTGATGCCATAAGGAGCCTTTCGTCAGAACCAGGAATTGCCCACGTACTTAACTCGTCTCTTACAAAAACAGAAGTTAACCAGGTAAAGAAGGATATAACATCTGGAATAACAAAACTTTTATATGTTGCACCTGAGTCGCTTACCAAAGAAGAGTATGTTACTTTTTTAAGGGGAGTAGAGCTTTCTTTTGTAGCCATTGATGAGGCTCACTGTATTTCGGAATGGGGTCATGACTTCAGACCTGAATACCGTAACCTTAGGAGCATTATTAAACAGTTGGGCGATGTGCCTGTAATAGGACTTACCGCAACAGCAACACCAAAAGTTCAGGAAGATATACTTAAAAACCTTGATATGTCTGATGCCAATGTATTTAAGGCTTCTTTCAACAGGCCAAACCTGTATTATGAAGTAAGGCCTAAAGCAAAAACGGTAGAGTCGGATATTATCCGTTTTATCAGGCAACACAAAGGGAAATCAGGAGTTATTTACTGCCTTAGCCGTAAAAAGGTTGAGGAGATAGCACAGGTGCTACAGGTAAACGGTATCAGTGCGGTGCCATACCATGCAGGACTTGACGCTAAAACCCGTGCCAAGCACCAGGATATGTTCCTTATGGAAGATGTTGATGTGGTAGTGGCAACCATTGCTTTTGGTATGGGTATAGATAAACCGGATGTACGTTTTGTAATACACCACGACATACCTAAATCACTGGAAAGCTATTATCAGGAAACCGGTAGGGCTGGTCGTGACGGAGGTGAAGGGCATTGTTTGGCGTACTACTCGTATAAAGATATTGAGAAACTTGAAAAATTCATGTCGGGCAAACCCGTAGCAGAGCAGGAAATTGGTTTTGCATTGTTACAGGAGGTTGTTGCCTATGCTGAGACATCTATGTCAAGAAGGAAATTCCTGCTTCACTATTTTGGGGAGGAATTTGACGACGAGACAGGCGAAGGTGCCGATATGGATGATAATGTTCGTAACCCTAAGAAAAAATCGGAGGCAAAAGACCAGGTTGTTACTTTGCTGGAAACGGTTAAGGGTACAAAGCAAATGTATAAGTCCAAAGAGGTTATATTTACCCTTACAGGGAAGGTGAATGCTCTAATAAAAGCACATAAGACCGATTCTCAGTCTTTCTTTGGGAAGGGTAAGGAATATGATGAAAAACACTGGATGGCTTTAATCAGGCAGGTACTGGTTGAAGGGTATCTGTCAAAAGATATTGAAACTTATGGGGTTTTAAAACTTACCAAAAAAGGAGAGGAGTTTATTGCTGATCCTAAATCATTCATGATGACAGAGGATCATGATTATGGCGATGAAACCGATGAAACTACCGTTACCACTGGTAAATCTGCCGGAGGGGTAGCTGATGAGGCTCTTGTAAGTATGCTTAAAGACCTTCGTAAAAAAGTGGCTAAAAAGCTTGGAGTTCCGCCATTTGTGGTGTTCCAGGATCCTTCTCTTGAAGATATGGCGTTAAAATATCCGGTATCTATAGCAGAACTTGGTAATGTTCACGGTGTAGGTGAAGGTAAGGCTAAAAAATACGGTAAGGACTTTGTAGAGCTTATTGAGCGCTATGTTGAGGATAATGATATTATAAGGCCGGATGATCTTGTGGTGAAGTCTACAGGAGCTAACTCGGCGCTTAAATTATATATCATCCAGAATATAGACAGGAAGCTTCCGCTTAACGACATTGCAAGCGCTAAAGGCCTTGATATGGATGCATTGCTTAAAGAAATGGAGCAGATTGTTTATTCTGGTACCAAGCTTAATATAAAATACTGGATTGACGAAATACTGGATGAAGACCAGCAGGAAGAAATTCATGAATATTATATGGAATCGGAGTCGGATAATATTAAGGATGCCCTTAAGGAATTTGACGGAGATTATGATACCGAAGAGCTAAGGCTTATGCGTATTAAGTTTATAAGCGAGGTTGCTAATTAA
- the lptB gene encoding LPS export ABC transporter ATP-binding protein: MKLRADNLIKTYKGRSVVKGISVEVNQGEIVGLLGPNGAGKTTSFYMIVGLVKPNSGKIYLDNMEITDFPMYKRAQNGIGYLAQEASVFRKLSIEDNILSVLQLTNLSKKEQEAKMEALIDEFSLQHIRTNRGDLLSGGERRRTEIARALATDPKFILLDEPFAGVDPVAVEDIQRIVAQLKNKNIGILITDHNVQETLAITDKTYLMFEGGILKAGVPEDLASDEMVRKVYLGQNFELRKKKLDFQQHVAPSNVPDEENF, from the coding sequence ATGAAATTAAGAGCAGATAACTTAATAAAAACATACAAAGGACGAAGCGTAGTAAAAGGCATCTCTGTAGAAGTGAATCAGGGTGAAATTGTTGGTCTTTTAGGCCCCAACGGAGCCGGAAAAACCACTTCTTTCTACATGATCGTAGGCCTTGTAAAACCTAACAGCGGCAAGATTTACCTTGACAATATGGAAATTACCGATTTCCCTATGTATAAACGCGCCCAAAACGGTATAGGTTACCTTGCCCAGGAAGCTTCTGTTTTCAGAAAATTAAGCATCGAAGACAATATCCTTAGTGTATTGCAGCTTACCAATCTTTCTAAAAAAGAGCAGGAAGCTAAAATGGAAGCGCTTATAGACGAGTTCTCCCTTCAGCATATACGTACTAACCGCGGTGACCTTTTATCGGGTGGTGAGCGAAGAAGAACTGAGATTGCCCGTGCACTGGCCACCGACCCTAAATTCATTCTTCTGGATGAGCCTTTTGCCGGGGTAGACCCTGTAGCGGTTGAGGATATTCAGCGAATTGTAGCACAGCTTAAAAATAAAAATATCGGTATTCTTATAACCGACCACAACGTACAGGAAACCCTGGCTATTACTGATAAAACCTACCTTATGTTTGAAGGAGGGATATTGAAAGCCGGTGTGCCGGAAGACCTGGCAAGTGATGAAATGGTTCGTAAAGTATACCTGGGACAAAATTTTGAGCTAAGAAAGAAAAAGCTCGATTTCCAGCAGCATGTAGCCCCAAGCAATGTTCCTGATGAAGAAAATTTTTAA
- a CDS encoding GNAT family N-acetyltransferase — MIQLKRTDSSDTDFRNLVTELDEFLAILNGEEDTFFAQHNKTDLIRHTVVAIHEETPCGCGAIKEYEPEIMEVKRMFVHPDKRELGIATKVLNELEQWALELGYKKCILETSKELKAAISLYTKNGYNITPNYGQYKDVESSICFEKQLIKIKQS, encoded by the coding sequence ATGATACAATTAAAACGAACTGACTCATCTGATACCGACTTCAGGAATCTTGTAACGGAACTCGATGAATTTCTCGCTATCTTAAATGGCGAAGAAGACACCTTTTTTGCTCAGCATAATAAAACAGACCTAATAAGACATACAGTCGTTGCGATTCATGAAGAAACTCCTTGTGGCTGTGGAGCAATAAAAGAATATGAACCAGAAATTATGGAAGTAAAACGCATGTTTGTTCATCCTGATAAACGTGAACTGGGAATCGCTACAAAAGTTTTAAATGAATTAGAGCAATGGGCTTTAGAACTGGGATATAAAAAGTGTATTCTTGAAACAAGTAAAGAATTAAAAGCCGCAATAAGCCTTTACACTAAAAATGGTTACAACATCACTCCAAATTATGGACAATATAAAGATGTGGAAAGCAGCATTTGTTTCGAAAAACAGCTAATAAAAATTAAGCAATCATAG
- a CDS encoding serine hydrolase domain-containing protein has protein sequence MKKISALLLILLPLIAFSQNDFKAIDSILSIYDQGFRPGVSMRIVKDGIVIYNKHSGYANLEINDKLTDNSIFYLASVSKQFTGACIVLLKQQGKLNFTDKLSDYFPDMPVYAQDIIIYDLLNHTSGIKDIVALAGLKKEKVEDYDNEKIYRLLSVQELDFKPGSEHSYNNSGYWFLAQIIEKVSGMSLNDFAVKNIFTPLGMKNTRYVYKGDDYFENRVFGYWEKEDKYFKTEVDAVAVIGGGLYSTLGDLQKWLEEMQSNKVLGKVFWNKMLKGKMYEESDYAYNKGLYILNDEKGKQITHGGVNDGFNTYVSLFPDEKLSVITLSNNDDAPVEYLHSLGADIALGIKEESHKEEILESKRLPDSLLMRYDGLYNQNGYFYKVSHEHGVLSIMQVFNDLEFDLVPIHDSSFSKDNYTFTFEDIQNGKAQKMIILSSNVSDIAVRREVAVNDFERVTGSFYCSNLDVTYFFYKENGVLKCKVGNDETEGYFAVYKAFFDFGVVKYDFDENKRVKGFTLNHPRFRNIRFVKVESTE, from the coding sequence ATGAAAAAGATATCAGCCTTACTCCTGATATTATTACCCCTTATTGCTTTTTCACAAAATGATTTTAAAGCAATAGATTCTATTTTAAGCATTTACGATCAGGGCTTTAGGCCGGGTGTTTCTATGAGGATTGTAAAAGACGGGATAGTGATTTATAATAAACATTCAGGTTATGCAAACCTCGAAATAAATGATAAGCTAACCGATAATAGTATTTTTTATCTTGCCTCAGTTTCTAAACAATTTACAGGTGCCTGTATAGTGCTTTTAAAACAGCAGGGTAAGCTGAATTTTACCGATAAACTTTCTGATTATTTTCCCGATATGCCTGTGTATGCTCAGGATATTATCATATATGACCTTCTTAATCATACTTCCGGAATTAAAGATATTGTTGCTTTAGCAGGTCTAAAAAAGGAAAAAGTCGAAGATTATGATAATGAAAAGATATATAGATTATTGTCTGTTCAGGAGTTGGATTTTAAACCAGGGTCTGAGCATAGTTATAATAATTCAGGTTATTGGTTTCTGGCTCAGATTATTGAAAAGGTATCTGGGATGTCTTTAAATGATTTTGCAGTAAAAAATATTTTTACTCCTTTAGGAATGAAAAATACCAGATATGTTTATAAGGGGGATGATTATTTTGAAAATAGGGTTTTTGGGTATTGGGAAAAGGAAGATAAATATTTTAAGACAGAAGTAGATGCTGTTGCTGTGATTGGAGGAGGTTTATATTCTACTCTTGGTGATTTACAAAAATGGCTCGAAGAAATGCAGAGTAATAAAGTTCTTGGCAAAGTTTTTTGGAATAAAATGCTAAAAGGAAAGATGTATGAAGAGTCAGATTACGCTTATAATAAGGGGTTATATATTTTAAACGATGAGAAAGGAAAGCAAATTACCCATGGTGGTGTTAACGACGGTTTTAATACATATGTGTCTTTGTTTCCGGATGAAAAACTTAGTGTGATAACACTTTCAAACAATGATGATGCTCCTGTTGAATATTTACATTCTTTGGGTGCTGATATTGCATTAGGAATTAAAGAAGAGAGTCATAAAGAAGAAATTTTGGAGAGTAAACGACTGCCTGATTCTTTATTGATGCGATATGATGGTCTCTATAACCAAAACGGATACTTTTATAAAGTAAGTCATGAGCACGGTGTGTTAAGCATAATGCAGGTTTTTAATGACCTTGAGTTTGATTTGGTTCCTATACATGACTCTTCTTTTAGTAAAGATAATTACACGTTTACATTTGAAGATATACAAAATGGTAAAGCGCAGAAAATGATTATTTTGTCATCAAATGTATCTGATATAGCGGTTAGAAGAGAAGTTGCCGTAAACGATTTTGAAAGGGTTACAGGTTCATTTTATTGTAGTAATCTAGATGTAACTTACTTTTTCTACAAAGAGAATGGTGTTTTAAAGTGTAAAGTAGGGAATGATGAAACAGAGGGGTATTTTGCTGTTTATAAAGCTTTTTTTGATTTTGGTGTTGTGAAATATGATTTTGACGAAAATAAAAGAGTAAAAGGTTTTACACTCAATCATCCGAGATTCAGAAACATCCGATTTGTAAAAGTAGAATCTACGGAGTAG
- a CDS encoding KpsF/GutQ family sugar-phosphate isomerase translates to MINTQAILASARKTILSESESIANLIQYLDEDFAKAAEIIYQSKGRLVVTGIGKSAIIANKMVATLNSTGTPSLFLHAAEAIHGDLGMVQPGDVVICISKSGNSPEIKVLVPLLKRFGNVLIGMTANKNSFLGKESDYVLHAYVENEACPNNLAPTNSTTAQLVLGDALAVCLMELNNFKSEDFAKYHPGGALGKKLLLRVGDMLDDTHKPVVSPECSIKKAIVEISEKRLGVTAVVENEKVIGIITDGDIRRMLNDRDNIAGVLARDIMTHNPKTIKSTDMAADALNTMENFSITQLVVVDNGEYKGILHLHDILKEGIV, encoded by the coding sequence TTGATAAATACACAAGCAATACTGGCTTCTGCCAGGAAAACCATACTTTCTGAAAGTGAGAGCATTGCTAACCTTATTCAATATTTAGATGAGGATTTTGCAAAAGCTGCCGAGATAATTTACCAGAGCAAAGGCAGGCTGGTTGTAACCGGAATAGGCAAAAGCGCCATTATTGCAAACAAAATGGTTGCCACCCTTAACTCGACCGGAACACCTTCATTATTCCTTCACGCTGCCGAAGCCATTCATGGCGATTTAGGCATGGTACAACCCGGCGATGTTGTTATCTGTATTTCAAAAAGCGGTAACAGTCCCGAAATAAAAGTACTGGTACCACTACTAAAACGCTTTGGCAACGTACTTATTGGAATGACAGCCAATAAAAATTCGTTTTTAGGAAAAGAATCCGATTACGTACTTCATGCGTATGTAGAAAATGAGGCATGCCCTAATAATCTTGCCCCAACCAACAGTACCACAGCACAGCTTGTTTTAGGTGATGCATTAGCCGTTTGCCTTATGGAGCTTAACAACTTTAAAAGTGAGGATTTTGCAAAATATCATCCGGGCGGAGCACTTGGTAAAAAACTTCTGCTTCGTGTAGGCGATATGCTTGACGACACACACAAACCGGTTGTTAGTCCTGAGTGCAGCATCAAGAAAGCTATTGTTGAGATATCTGAAAAGAGGCTTGGTGTAACTGCTGTTGTGGAAAATGAAAAAGTAATAGGTATAATTACCGATGGAGATATAAGGAGGATGCTTAACGACCGTGATAACATTGCAGGTGTTTTGGCCCGCGACATCATGACGCATAATCCTAAAACAATAAAATCTACCGATATGGCTGCTGATGCCCTTAACACCATGGAAAACTTCAGTATTACACAACTTGTGGTAGTGGATAATGGCGAATACAAAGGCATCCTGCATTTACATGATATTTTAAAAGAAGGAATAGTTTAA
- a CDS encoding DUF2891 domain-containing protein, which yields MKHYLLTALFITSFSFAQELTLERANGLAGLPLKCMQKEYPNKLSQLLIDESELGGPKELHPAFYGCFDWHSSVHGHWSLVYLLKRFPDIDRKEEIISKLKVNLSKENIAEEIAYLSKEHEKSYERTYGWAWLLKLQLELETSEIDEVKQLAENVKPLSDLIASRYIEFLPKLNYPVRVGTHTNTAFGMSLAWDYAMHSKNTELQNVIRDNALRLFKNDGDCPFAWEPSGTDFLSPCMEEMGIMQRVMPEKEFLKWLKDFAKPLFDKNYKWEPGKVSDRSDGHLVHLDGLNFSRAWNMYRLASQYPKQFSHLIPLANEHFNYSLPAIVDGNYEGEHWLASFALHAFEEKAALK from the coding sequence ATGAAACACTATTTACTTACCGCTTTATTTATAACCTCTTTTTCTTTTGCACAGGAGCTTACTTTAGAAAGAGCTAACGGCCTTGCCGGGCTTCCATTAAAGTGTATGCAAAAGGAATATCCTAATAAGCTGAGCCAGTTATTGATTGATGAATCGGAACTTGGAGGGCCTAAAGAACTGCACCCTGCCTTTTACGGATGTTTCGACTGGCACTCTTCGGTGCACGGGCACTGGAGTCTGGTATATCTGTTAAAGCGTTTCCCGGATATTGACAGAAAAGAGGAGATAATAAGTAAACTGAAAGTAAATCTCTCCAAAGAAAATATAGCAGAAGAAATAGCTTACCTGAGCAAAGAGCATGAAAAGTCGTATGAGCGTACATATGGTTGGGCATGGCTTTTAAAGCTTCAGTTAGAACTGGAAACTTCAGAAATTGATGAGGTAAAGCAACTGGCAGAGAATGTAAAACCACTATCAGATCTTATCGCGTCAAGATATATTGAGTTTTTGCCAAAACTTAATTATCCGGTTAGGGTTGGAACGCATACTAATACTGCTTTTGGAATGTCACTGGCTTGGGATTATGCTATGCATTCTAAAAACACCGAACTGCAAAATGTGATTAGGGATAATGCACTCCGCTTATTTAAAAATGACGGCGATTGCCCTTTTGCATGGGAACCCAGCGGAACCGATTTTCTTTCGCCTTGTATGGAAGAAATGGGTATTATGCAGCGCGTAATGCCTGAAAAAGAATTTTTAAAATGGCTTAAGGATTTTGCTAAGCCATTATTTGATAAAAACTACAAATGGGAACCGGGTAAGGTGTCTGACAGAAGTGACGGTCACCTGGTGCACCTTGACGGGCTGAACTTTAGCCGTGCATGGAATATGTACAGGCTGGCAAGTCAGTATCCTAAACAGTTTAGCCACCTTATACCTTTGGCTAATGAGCATTTTAATTATTCGCTGCCTGCTATAGTAGATGGTAATTATGAAGGAGAACACTGGCTGGCTTCGTTTGCATTACATGCTTTTGAAGAGAAGGCTGCTCTTAAGTAG